The following proteins are encoded in a genomic region of Gossypium hirsutum isolate 1008001.06 chromosome D05, Gossypium_hirsutum_v2.1, whole genome shotgun sequence:
- the LOC107902609 gene encoding uncharacterized protein, whose protein sequence is MKSKGHNRKPGTRNKFIRYLKVPFKALGKARDFYVRSLTSCASRIGHGHCPSHFPVEYYELPRSFCESSSPMRNVNKDDDITELIMAASVRSSSYGNEMDMFSPKQLRLKMRSRGLPKNMGRIDEDKPCVFEDNDVVFEMKRKCRIKSQHQQPMSEYKRKV, encoded by the coding sequence ATGAAGAGCAAGGGGCATAACCGAAAACCCGGAACTCGTAACAAGTTCATCCGGTACCTCAAAGTTCCTTTCAAAGCTTTGGGGAAAGCCAGGGATTTTTATGTTAGAAGTTTGACAAGTTGTGCTTCAAGAATCGGCCACGGACATTGCCCCAGTCATTTCCCGGTGGAATACTATGAGTTGCCGAGGAGCTTTTGCGAAAGCTCATCCCCAATGCGTAATGTCAACAAAGATGATGATATAACAGAGCTTATTATGGCCGCATCTGTTAGGAGCTCCAGTTATGGAAATGAAATGGACATGTTTTCGCCAAAGCAACTGAGGTTGAAGATGAGATCAAGAGGGTTGCCAAAGAACATGGGCAGAATTGATGAAGACAAGCCTTGTGTATTTGAAGATAACGATGTTGTTTTTGAAATGAAACGAAAGTGTCGTATCAAATCCCAGCATCAGCAACCTATGTCCGAATACAAACGTAAGGTgtga
- the LOC107905213 gene encoding U-box domain-containing protein 30 → MYQPSSRKEADMRLDSQVLDLETAVKDGILGGNCGVISTGFGLKNLDLKLMAEELESIDVPTVFICPISLEPMRDPVTLCTGQTYERSNIVKWFSLGHYTCPTTMQELWDDSVTPNKTLQQLIYSWFSQKYLAMKKRSEDVQGRVKEVLENLKKVKGQARVQALKELRQVVQAHGTALKTVVENGGIAFILSLLGPFTTHAVGSEVIGILVNLNLDLNSKSDLLQPAKISLIVDILNEGSTETKINCTRLIGMLMEGNDFASQNVASLSLLVGLLRLVKDKKHQTGVLSGLVLLKTVCSNESVRNSFVNVGAVPQLVELMPGLNTECLELVLCILELLSSIPEGRLALKDCPNTIPNVVKLLMKASENCTQLALSILWSICKFAPEECASLAVDAGLAAKLLLVIQSGYDPVLKQRSAELLKLCSLNYTDNIFISKCKLTRTIE, encoded by the coding sequence ATGTATCAACCTTCTAGTCGAAAAGAAGCTGACATGAGGCTTGATAGCCAAGTTCTAGATCTAGAAACGGCTGTAAAAGATGGGATTTTGGGAGGAAATTGTGGGGTGATATCCACTGGTTTTGGTTTAAAAAATTTGGATCTGAAGTTAATGGCCGAAGAGCTTGAGTCCATTGATGTGCCTACGGTTTTCATATGTCCAATTTCTTTGGAGCCAATGCGAGACCCTGTGACCCTTTGCACTGGTCAAACCTACGAGAGATCCAACATTGTTAAATGGTTCTCATTAGGCCATTACACATGTCCCACCACAATGCAAGAGCTTTGGGATGATTCGGTGACTCCAAATAAAACCCTTCAGCAGCTAATTTATAGTTGGTTTTCACAGAAGTATTTGGCTATGAAGAAGAGGTCAGAGGATGTGCAAGGAAGGGTCAAAGAGGTTTTGGAGAATTTGAAGAAAGTTAAGGGTCAAGCTAGAGTTCAAGCACTTAAAGAGCTTAGGCAAGTGGTTCAAGCTCATGGGACAGCTTTGAAGACTGTAGTGGAAAATGGAGGCATTGCTTTCATTTTATCTTTGCTTGGTCCTTTTACAACTCATGCTGTTGGCTCAGAGGTGATTGGTATTCTTGTGAACTTGAATCTTGATTTAAATTCCAAGTCTGATTTGTTGCAACCTGCTAAAATATCTTTGATAGTTGATATTTTAAATGAAGGGTCGACTGAGACCAAGATTAACTGTACTAGGTTGATTGGAATGTTGATGGAAGGGAATGATTTTGCATCCCAAAATGTTGCAAGTTTGAGTCTTTTAGTTGGTTTGTTGAGGTTAGTGAAAGATAAAAAGCACCAAACTGGGGTTTTATCTGGACTCGTTTTACTCAAAACAGTTTGTTCTAATGAATCAGTTAGGAACTCTTTTGTCAATGTTGGGGCAGTGCCTCAATTGGTTGAATTGATGCCTGGTTTGAACACTGAATGTTTGGAATTAGTCCTTTGTATATTGGAACTTTTGTCAAGTATTCCAGAAGGAAGATTGGCTTTAAAAGATTGTCCAAATACCATACCAAATGTGGTGAAATTATTGATGAAAGCTTCTGAAAACTGTACTCAGCTTGCATTGTCAATACTTTGGTCCATATGCAAGTTCGCACCAGAGGAATGCGCTTCACTTGCTGTTGATGCTGGTCTAGCTGCAAAGCTCCTTCTAGTTATACAGAGTGGTTATGATCCCGTGTTGAAGCAACGGTCGGCTGAGTTATTGAAACTGTGTAGCCTAAATTACACTGATAACATCTTTATTTCCAAGTGTAAGCTTACACGAACTATTGAATGA
- the LOC107905212 gene encoding growth-regulating factor 1 codes for MDFGVVGLEGFIGSETATGFSSLGSDHQETNQKSYGSGGLFKHERSCNNEDELRSSKLAKIHDDFSCYSKPLMFHHRNTLLRSNASIFFDEQEEQQMLSFSAPKPDALSVDRSSKNVTFPHIYLTGYNNGGFNGANMHGLCKGPYTPCQWMELEHQALIFKYILANVPVPSNLLLPIRKSLDSTDFSSFSGELFRPNTSMGWGAFQLGFSNNTDPEPGRCRRTDGKKWRCSRDAVAGQKYCERHMNRGRHRSRKPVEGQPGHSVTATAATTSKLMPNVSSSSASAVGPVGGSGEPNSLTSARQKYENLQLGGTSNLSAAASLNRSILNKDTVGEKMPYTAAGLSMISPNGDLKSKENPFLIPKQPISYEENLRNGFGVVSSGELNPSHKSSSMINSRNFGSSQDLTSQETDSQQSFRRFIDDRPKSQSHCSAISWPELDVQSYRTQLSISIPMAASDFTSTTSSPNNENLTSSPLRLSREFDPINIGLGVGNVVNESNQKQANWIPVSWGTSIGGPLGEALHSNGSTMVDLKNLSILNLMTEDSENSPLVGSSPTGVLQKTTFASLSNSSAGSSPENNKTHEGVSHCNDLLGSNLVESSSLPAT; via the exons aTGGATTTTGGGGTGGTGGGTTTGGAGGGGTTTATAGGTTCAGAGACTGCAACTGGTTTTTCCTCTCTTGGTTCAGATCATCAAGAGACAAACCAAAAGTCGTACGGATCTGGGGGTTTGTTCAAGCATGAGAGATCTTGCAACAATGAAGATGAGTTGAGGAGTTCAAAACTGGCCAAAATTCATGATGATTTTTCATGCTATTCTAAGCCATTGATGTTCCACCACAGAAATACTTTATTGAGATCCAATGCCTCTATCTTCTTTGATGAACAAGAAGAGCAACAAATGCTGAGCTTCTCAGCCCCAAAACCAGATGCTCTTTCAGTGGATAGAAGCTCCAAAAATGTCACATTTCCTCACATTTACCTCACAG GGTACAACAACGGAGGATTTAATGGTGCAAACATGCATGGATTGTGTAAAGGTCCATACACTCCATGTCAATGGATGGAGCTTGAACACCAGGCTTTGATCTTCAAGTACATACTTGCAAATGTGCCTGTACCTTCTAATCTTCTCCTCCCTATAAGAAAATCCCTTGATTCTACAGATTTCTCAAGCTTTTCTGGTGAACTCTTCAGACCCAATACAT CGATGGGATGGGGAGCTTTTCAACTTGGGTTCTCAAACAACACTGATCCAGAGCCAGGAAGGTGTCGCAGAACTGATGGAAAGAAATGGCGGTGCTCGAGAGATGCTGTTGCTGGCCAGAAGTACTGCGAGCGGCACATGAACAGAGGTCGCCATCGTTCAAGAAAGCCTGTGGAAGGCCAACCTGGCCATTCCGTCACAGCCACTGCCGCCACTACTTCCAAGCTGATGCCTAATGTCTCATCCTCTTCAGCATCAGCGGTAGGGCCAGTTGGTGGTAGTGGTGAGCCCAACAGCCTCACCAGTGCTCGGCAGAAGTACGAGAATTTGCAGCTTGGTGGCACATCTAATCTTTCTGCTGCAGCTTCACTGAACAG GTCGATTCTGAATAAAGACACTGTAGGTGAAAAAATGCCTTATACTGCAGCAGGACTCTCCATGATATCCCCCAATGGTGACTTAAAATCTAAAGAAAACCCTTTCTTGATTCCAAAGCAACCAATCTCATACGAAGAGAACTTGAGAAATGGGTTTGGAGTTGTTTCCTCTGGCGAGCTCAATCCTTCCCATAAAAGCTCTTCCATGATTAACAGCAGAAATTTTGGTTCATCTCAAGATCTTACTAGTCAAGAAACTGATTCCCAGCAATCCTTTCGTCGGTTCATTGATGATCGGCCTAAAAGTCAGTCTCATTGCTCTGCCATTTCCTGGCCCGAACTTGATGTTCAATCATACAGGACTCAACTTTCCATATCAATCCCCATGGCTGCCTCAGATTTCACGTCCACAACTTCCTCTCCCAACAACGAAAATTTAACTTCATCACCTCTCCGATTATCTCGTGAGTTCGACCCAATAAACATTGGATTGGGAGTGGGTAATGTAGTTAATGAATCAAACCAGAAGCAAGCAAACTGGATTCCAGTCTCTTGGGGGACTTCTATTGGTGGCCCTCTTGGTGAGGCTCTGCACAGTAACGGCAGCACCATGGTGGACTTAAAGAACTTATCAATACTGAACCTAATGACTGAGGACTCGGAAAATAGTCCTCTGGTCGGATCATCTCCAACTGGGGTCTTACAAAAGACAACCTTTGCTTCCCTTTCGAATAGCAGTGCTGGAAGCAGTCCAGAGAATAACAAGACTCATGAAGGCGTTAGCCATTGCAATGATCTCCTTGGTTCAAACCTTGTCGAATCTTCCTCTTTGCCTGCTACATAG
- the LOC107905214 gene encoding cilia- and flagella-associated protein 251, with protein MEVSQKINGKKRLPSIPSNYVTLLQLQERWIKEKEGKQKGKEEKQETQQKHEEEETNFEERVNDEVSGRESCKNRQIPRPDRGNGKHVAEGKPRDEKTAAAKDFDNEKKGKELKKRWKSKNKKRNEMKEKARAANEGEELTGGTSKAPLPTGVEHSKGEEKLIGDELQAPVLTSVEEENIEARRELGLSSIPRTHDRTEEIGRKFQAMSMNGEIRRADHRRYGGQNVHLNYRGGKSERNRRYNGVKFDRRGEGNQRNEGMAWVRKGEVKDQNVSAIQSSSCSSKD; from the coding sequence ATGGAGGTGTCTCAAAAAATCAATGGGAAAAAGAGGTTGCCTTCAATTCCGTCAAATTATGTTACTCTCCTTCAACTACAAGAACGATGGATCAAAGAGAAAGAAGGAAAGCAGAAGGGAAAGGAAGAGAAACAAGAGACCCAGCAGAAACACGAGGAAGAGGAAACAAATTTTGAAGAGCGAGTGAATGACGAGGTTTCTGGAAGAGAGAGCTGTAAGAATAGGCAGATTCCTCGACCTGATCGGGGTAACGGGAAGCATGTAGCGGAAGGGAAGCCCAGGGACGAGAAAACCGCCGCGGCCAAGGATTTCGACAATGAGAAGAAAGGCAAAGAATTGAAGAAAAGGTGGAAGTCGAAGAACAAGAAAAGGAACGAGATGAAGGAAAAAGCTAGGGCAGCTAACGAGGGGGAGGAACTGACGGGAGGTACTAGTAAGGCGCCGCTGCCTACCGGTGTGGAGCACAGTAAAGGGGAGGAGAAGCTGATCGGAGATGAACTCCAGGCTCCGGTGCTGACGAGTGTTGAGGAAGAGAATATTGAGGCGAGAAGGGAGTTAGGACTGAGTTCCATTCCAAGAACCCATGACCGTACGGAGGAGATTGGACGGAAATTTCAAGCAATGTCGATGAACGGTGAGATTAGAAGAGCGGATCATCGTAGATACGGTGGGCAAAATGTTCATCTCAACTATCGTGGTGGCAAATCGGAGCGGAATAGGAGATATAATGGCGTAAAGTTTGATAGGCGTGGAGAGGGGAATCAGAGGAATGAAGGGATGGCTTGGGTTAGGAAAGGGGAAGTTAAAGATCAAAATGTCAGTGCAATTCAAAGCTCGAGTTGCTCTTCTAAGGATTGA